In Ancylomarina subtilis, the genomic stretch ATTCTAAACGCTTGATTGAGCCTTCTACAATTGGCATTGGAAGTGATTTTGCAAATGTCTGAGAGCGCATGTTGTAGCGTAAATAGTCGCAAACATCTTCGTTACAAGCTACGAATGCTCCAATACCAGCCATTGCTTTAGCAAATGTTCCAAAAAGAACATCAATTTCGTTTTGTACACCAAAATGCTCTGGAGTTCCGGCACCAGTTGGTCCCATTACACCAAAACCGTGTGCATCGTCAACCAATAAACGGAAGTTGAATTCTTTTTTCATAGCAACAATTTGGTCTAATTTCCCAAGATCGCCAGCCATACCGAATACACCTTCGGTGATTACTAAAATACCACCACCTGTGTTTTCAGCCCACTTAGTGGCACGTTCTAGTTGCTTGTGAAGGTTTTCCATGTCGTTATGAGGATAAACGAAACGTTTACCTTGGTGAAGTCTCAAACCATCCATGATACATGCATGTGATTCCGAATCGTAAACGATCACATCATGACGATTTACCAATGCGTCGATAATTGATAACATGCCCTGGTAACCGAAGTTTAAAAGGAATGCATCCGGTTTGCCAACAAAATCAGCTAGTTGTGCTTCTAAATCTTCGTGGCGACTTGTTTGTCCTGACATCATACGAGCACCCATTGGATATGCAAGTCCCCATTTCTCAGCAGATTCAGCATCAGCTTTTCTTACTTCCGGGTGGTTAGCTAGTCCAATGTAGTTATTCAAACTCCATGTTAGAACATCTTTACCTCTAAATTTCATTCTAGAGTTAATTTCGCCTTCTAGTTTTGGGAATGCGAAGTAGCCGTGAGCTTGCTTTGCGTATTGTCCAATATTCCCTTTTTGGGTGTTAACTTTGTCAAAAATATCCACGTTATATGTTTTTTTGAGTTTTCAAATATTCTGAATGGGATTATGAAATTCGAGACAGAAAAATTTCTTGAAAAGAATTCATAACTGTGCAAAAGTAACATTTTATAAAAATATATCAAGAGATAGAAGCAGTAGATTTTCTTCTCTAATTAATAATAAATGATATGAAGCTGAGCGATCTATGTTCTTGATTCTGCAATTGCATGTATAGATGAGTGAGTTGTGATTGTAGATGTATGTAAAATATTGATTGTGTCTATCTCTCTGATTGCCTTGTTAAAAAAATATAAATGCAACAATATGATAGGGTGATTTGTTCAAAATTGACGGAAAATTCTATCTTTGCATGATACAAAATAGTAGAGTCCTTATACCTATGAAAAAAATCCTTTTTTTGACCGTGCTTGTTTCCACGCTTTTAGCCGGATGTAGCGAATATCAAAAACTACTTAAGAGTAATGATACCAATCTTAAATACAAGAAAGCCATTGTATATTATAATGATGAGCAGTATGTGAAAGCAGCTACGCTCTTCGAAGAATTAATCCCCGTTTTTAGAGGAACAAGTAAGGCTGAAACGGTGAGTTATTACATGGCTTATAGTAATTATGGGATGGGTGATTATATTACAGGAGGATACTATTTCCGTAATTTTATTAAGAGTTTTCCAGACAGCCCTTATGCAGAGGAGTGTTTGTATATGAGTGCTTATTGTTATTATAAACAATCACCCAAGCCTCGTTTGGATCAGACATCTACGCAAGATGCCATTGATGCACTTCAGTTGTATATCAATCGATACCCAAATTCATCACGTATTGAGGAGGGTAATAAGTTGATTGATGAGCTGCAAGATAAATTGGTTTACAAATCCTACTTAAGCGCTCGTAACTATTTCGATAGAGAGCATTATCCATCAGCAATTATTGCATTGCAAAATGCGATTAAGGATTATCCAGGCTCTTCTTACCGCGAAGAATTAATGTTCATGCTTTTAGAATCTCGCTTTGAATATGCCGTAAAATCGATAGAAGAGAAACAAAATGAACGTTTTAATTTGGCTAAGGAAGAATATTTCGCTTTTGTAGATGAATTTCCAAAAAGTAAATTTAAGAAGGCTACTGATCGTATGATTAAGGAGATTGATGCTTATTTTGAGAAAGATAAATCTGCAAAAGAAGATAATTAGTTATAAATTAGAGGAAAACTATTAAAAATTTGTATTTTTGCAAGCTGAACTAAAAATAAACCAATAGATAATAATTCTTTGACAGTATGGATTACAAAAAAACGAATGCAGCAAGTTCAACTATTACACGTAACGTTACAGAGTTGAGCAGGGAAGTAGGGAATGCTTACGAATCAGTGATGATCATGGCAAAGCGTTCTAATCAGATTGCTGTAGAGCTTAAAACAGAACTGAATAAGAAACTTCAAGAATTCGCATCTTTTACTGATAATTTGGAGGAAGTTTTCGAGAATCGCGAGCAGATCGAGATTTCGAAATATTATGAGCGTTTACCAAAACCAACTTTAATCGCGGTTGAAGAATTTATTAATGGTGACGTTTATTACAGAAATCCTGCTAACGAAAACAAAACAAATAAGTAAAATTTTGCTTTAATATTTTAAGTTCCCTCGAAATAGGGAACTTTTTTAGTTTTGACCTTATGTTAAAAGATAAGAAGATAATATTAGGCGTCACAGCAAGTATTGCTGCTTATAAAGCTGCCACATTAGTCCGTTTACTTGTGAAAGAAGGAGCGCAAGTGAAAGTTATTATGACACCTTATGCCAAGGAGTTTATTTCTCCGGTAACCATGGCAACTCTTTCTAAAAACACCGTATTAAGCGATTTTTTTAAGCACGACGATGGCGAGTGGAACAGTCATGTAGATTTAGGTTTATGGGCTGATGTGCTATTAGTTGCACCTACGACTGCCAATACGATGGCTAAAATGGCTCATGGTATTTGCGATAATTTATTGCTGACAACTTATTTGTCTGCCAAGTGTCCGGTTATTCATGCCCCAGCTATGGACCTGGATATGTTTAAACATCCGGCCACACTTCGTAATATGGATATTCTGAAGTCATATGGCGATCATTTTATTGAGCCTTCAAGTGGCGAGTTGGCCAGCGGTCTTTACGGAAAAGGACGTATGGAAGATCCTGAAAAAATTGTTGAGAAGTTAAAGGAATTCTTTGCTTCAAAAAAAAAAGACTAATTGATAAAAAGGTCATGATAACAACAGGGCCGACTTATGAAAAAATCGACCCTGTTCGTTTCATTGGTAATTTTTCTTCTGGTAAAATGGGTTTTTCAATTGCTGAAAAACTAGCAGATGAAGGCGCTTTGGTAACTCTTATTTCAGGCCCCTCTGCATGTCAAACAACCCATCCCAATATACATCGAATAGATGTTGTTTCTGCAAAAGAAATGTATGAGGCTTCTATAGAACACTTCCCTAATTGTGATGGAGCTATAATGACGGCAGCTGTTGCCGATTTCACACCTTTGAATCCTGTTGATGCCAAGGTTAAACGTGAAAAATCGAATTATACAATCGAATTAACACCAACAAAAGACATCGCAGCTTCGCTCGGAAAAATTAAATCAGAAAAGCAATTTTTAGTTGGTTTTGCGCTTGAGACAAATGACGAGGAGCAAAATGCGCAGTTAAAATTGGAAAAGAAGAATTTGGATTTAATTGTTCTTAATTCGTTAAATGATTCAGGAGCCGGATTTCAGCACGATACGAATAAAATCACTATTTTTTCTCGCAGTGGACAAGCGAAGGTATTCGACTTGAAAACCAAGAAAGAAGTTGCGGCGGATATCGTTGATGCCTTAATTCTAAATCAAAATTTTTAGCGTTTTATCTGGTTTTGATTCATCCTTAAAACAATAATTGAATCTTTCATTAGTTTGGTTTATAAGACTTGACTGCTCATTTTTTTGATTAACTTTAGTCTTAATTTTTGAAAAATTCTATATGCGCAAATTACTTTTTATACTTCTCGTTTTATTTTCAGCCATAAATGCAAATTCGCAAGAATTACGATGTAATATTCAGGTTGTGAGCCAGCAAATTCAAGGAACCAATAAGCAGGTTTTTCAAACCATGCAGACAGCTATCTATGAATTTGTAAACACTAGAAATTGGACCGATCATATTTACGATCAGGATGAGAAAATAGAGTGTAATATTCTGATAAATCTTACAGACCAGATATCTTCTGATGAATTTAAAGGAACCATGCAGATTCAGGCACGTCGACCTGTTTTTAATTCGTCATACAACACGGTACTATTAAATTTTAAAGACAATGATATTCATTTTAAATATGCCGAATATCAAGCTTTGGAATATAACGAGACGACAACACCCAGTAGTTTGACAGCGCTTTTGGCTTTTTATGCCAATATCATTATCGGACTCGATTACGATTCCTTTTCATTAGAAGGTGGAACGCCTTATTTTACAAGAGCTGAGTCTATCGTGAACAAGATGCAGAATGCAAAATATCCTGGATGGAAATCTTTCGAAAGTAAGAGTAATAGGTATTGGTTGATTGAAAATATTCTGAACAATTCTTATCGTCCTGTGCGTGAATGTATTTATCGCTATCATCGTTTGGGTTTGGATAGGATGGCGGATAAATTAACTGAGGGACGTTCTGAGATCGCTGAATCCTTGCGTCTTTTACAAAAAGCTCACCGAGCAAAACCCGGTTCGTTTATTCTTCAGATATTTTTTGATGCAAAGGCTGATGAACTGGTTAAGATTTTTGCAGAATCGTTTAATGATGAGAAAAAAAGAGCTTACAATATCTTATCCGATATTGATCCGGCCAATTTGACCAAGTATAAAAAGATACTCAAGTAAGTCAATAGAATTGTTATCTGTCAATATTTTAAATTTATATTTTTTGTTACAATATGCTTCAATCCTTAGCTATACAGAATTATACGTTGATCAATCAGATCGAGATTGATTTTAAAAATGGATTTTCTATCATAACAGGAGAGACAGGATCGGGGAAATCTATTTTGTTGGGAGCCTTGGGTTTGGTTTTAGGTCAGCGACCAGAAACCAATATCCTTAAAGATAAAGATAGAAAGTGCATTATTGAAGCGAGCTTTAATATCTCAAAATATCAACTTCAAAAGTTTTTTGCGGATACCGAAATGGAGTATGAGGAGGAAACAATTTTACGACGTGAAATTCTTCCCAATGGAAAAACGCGTGGTTTTGTCAACGATTCACCAGTTAGTCTGAAGGTGTTAAAGGAATTGGGACTTAAGTTGATTGATATTCATTCTCAGAATCAAAATTTGTCTTTGGGCGACCCAGAATATCAAATGGGGATTGTTGACACTTACGCACAACATTTCTCTTTGTTGAATGATTACCAAATTCAGTTTGAAGCTTACCAAAAAATTAAGAAAGAACTTCGTAATCAGGAGGAACTTGCCCGAAAAGAAAAATCGGATTTAGATTATTATCAGTTTCAATTGCAGCAATTGCTTGATGCGAATTTGGTTGAAGGCGAACAGATCGAGATGGAGTCTGAACTTGAAACGCTTAATCACGCTGAAGAGATTAAAACGAATCTGTTTAAAGCTTCAAATTTGCTTAGCGAAGGGGATGTTGCGATTATTTCACTTTTGAAAGAAGCTCGTACTGCAATAGGGCAAGTGCAATCGGTATTTCCTGAGGGCGATGAGTTTTATGAACGTTTTGAAAGCTCGTGTATCGAGTTACAAGATCTGGCTTCCGAACTCGAAAGAAGTTATGAGGCAATGGAATTTGATCCTTCCCGAATTTCTTTTCTGACTGAAAAATTGGATGCTATTTACAGCCTACAACAAAAACATCGGGTAGAATCTGTTGAAGAATTGATTAAGATACGAGAGGATCTGGATGAAAAGGTATTGAAGATATCTTCGAGTGATGATTTAATTGAAGAGTTAAAAGCCAAGTTAAAAGCTCAAAATCTAAAACTTGATAAGGCAGCAGATAAACTGAGTAAAAGTAGAAAGGCTGTTATTCCTGTTATTGAAAAAGCGTTGGAGTCTCAGTTGATTCAATTGGGTATGCCTCACGCTAAAATTAAGTTCGAACAAAGTATTACTGAAGAATATCAGTATTTAGGAAGGGATTTCATTAGAATTCTTTTTTCTGCTAACAAGAATGGACAGCTTGAGGAAATATCAAAGGTTGCTTCTGGTGGGGAGATGTCTCGATTGATGTTGAGTATTAAGTCTTTGATATCAGCATCTACAGCTTTACCATCTATTGTTTTTGATGAAATTGACACGGGAGTTTCCGGAGAAATAGCTGATAAAATGGGTGTTGTTATGCGTGAAATGGCTGAAAATATTCAGGTGATAAGTATTACGCATTTACCTCAGATTGCCAGTAAAGGAAATTATCATTATAAAGTTTATAAGGCCGATGATGAGCTTGAAACTTATTCAAATATAGTTCTTTTAGACCAGGAGAGTCGTATAGAAGAATTGGCAAAGATGTTGAGTGGTGCGGACATGACTCAGGCAGCCATGGAAAACGCTAAGGTATTGCTGGAGAGATAGATGTTGTGTGGAGGTGATGATTAAAGAATTTATTCAGTCTTAATTAATAGTCCTTTTTTGATTTAATCTAAATAATATTGGTTAAATTTGTAGCTGATAAAATTGAAAACTTCAAATTATGTCTTACAATTTATTAAAAGGAAAAAAAGGAATCATTTTTGGTGCCTTGAACGAAATGTCAATTGCATGGAAAGTTGCAGAATTGGCTGTTGAAGAAGGTGCTGAGATTGTTTTAACCAATACACCCGTTTCCATTCGTATGGGAACTATTGATGAGTTAGCAAAAAAATGTAATGCACATGTTATTGCTGCTGATGCTACAAATCCTGATGATTTAGAGGAATTGTATAAGAAATCGATGGAACTTTTAGGAGGACCAGTTGATTTTATTCTGCATTCTATTGGGATGTCACCTAATGTTCGTAAGGGAAATTCTTATGATGAACTCAATTACGAATATCTTAAGAAAACACTTGATGTTTCTGCGATTTCTTTCCACAAAGTGATTCAGAAAGCCAAAGAAATGGATGTTGTTGCAGAATGGGGTTCTATTGTTGCCTTAACTTATGCTGCAGCACAAAGAACGATGTATGAGTACAATGATATGGCTGATGCAAAAGCCATGTTGGAATCTATTGCACGTAGTTTTGGTTATATCTACGGTCGTGAAAAGCGAGTTAGAGTGAATACTATTTCTCAATCACCAACGATGACAACTGCCGGTAGTGGAGTTAAAGGCTTTGATAAGTTAATTGACTTTTCAGAACGTATGTCTCCTCTGGGAAATGCAGATGCTCAGGAATGTGCAAATTATTGTATTACTTTATTCTCAGACTTAACACGAAAAGTGACCATGCAGAATTTATTCCACGACGGAGGATTCTCAAACATGGGTATGAGTTATAGAGCAATGCAACAGTACAATAAAAGTTTCGACGAGAAGTGTGACTGTAAGTAGACCATTGGTTTATAAGAAATTTGAAAAGCTTCCTTTTTAGGAAGCTTTTTTTTATACCTGAAATTCGACTTTTGTGTGGCAAAGCTTGATTTTTATCCGTGAGTATTGATATCTTTTTCTACTGTAAAATCAAGCCTGTGTATTCCTAGTCTAAAATTTTTATAATCATCTTAGAAATTGTACATTTGTGTCTGATTTTTTTGAAGGATCAGGCTTTATAATGGGTTAGGAATCTTTCATTATTGACGAATAGCGTTTTCTGAATCAGATACAACTGATTGTATTTATATAAAATGGATTAATGAGTACAAAAGCAACTAATATTCACCCCGTTTTCGACCGAATTATTGGTCGGGATGAGAAGGAGCAATTCTTAAATCAAAAGGCACGTGTGATTTGGATGACCGGGCTTTCCGGATCAGGAAAAACGACTATTGCTATTGGATTGGAAAAAGAGCTTCAGAAAAGAGGTTTTCTTACTCAGATTCTTGATG encodes the following:
- a CDS encoding aminotransferase class I/II-fold pyridoxal phosphate-dependent enzyme; protein product: MDIFDKVNTQKGNIGQYAKQAHGYFAFPKLEGEINSRMKFRGKDVLTWSLNNYIGLANHPEVRKADAESAEKWGLAYPMGARMMSGQTSRHEDLEAQLADFVGKPDAFLLNFGYQGMLSIIDALVNRHDVIVYDSESHACIMDGLRLHQGKRFVYPHNDMENLHKQLERATKWAENTGGGILVITEGVFGMAGDLGKLDQIVAMKKEFNFRLLVDDAHGFGVMGPTGAGTPEHFGVQNEIDVLFGTFAKAMAGIGAFVACNEDVCDYLRYNMRSQTFAKSLPMPIVEGSIKRLELLRSKPELREQLFTITNALQKGLTEAGLEIGCTESPVTPVYLSGSVAEGTQVTMDLRENYNIFCSIVVYPVIPKGQLLLRLIPTATHTLEDVDYTVKAFKDVATKLKEGKYSNEKFADIFNQ
- a CDS encoding outer membrane protein assembly factor BamD, producing MKKILFLTVLVSTLLAGCSEYQKLLKSNDTNLKYKKAIVYYNDEQYVKAATLFEELIPVFRGTSKAETVSYYMAYSNYGMGDYITGGYYFRNFIKSFPDSPYAEECLYMSAYCYYKQSPKPRLDQTSTQDAIDALQLYINRYPNSSRIEEGNKLIDELQDKLVYKSYLSARNYFDREHYPSAIIALQNAIKDYPGSSYREELMFMLLESRFEYAVKSIEEKQNERFNLAKEEYFAFVDEFPKSKFKKATDRMIKEIDAYFEKDKSAKEDN
- a CDS encoding DNA-directed RNA polymerase subunit omega, with product MDYKKTNAASSTITRNVTELSREVGNAYESVMIMAKRSNQIAVELKTELNKKLQEFASFTDNLEEVFENREQIEISKYYERLPKPTLIAVEEFINGDVYYRNPANENKTNK
- a CDS encoding flavoprotein; amino-acid sequence: MLKDKKIILGVTASIAAYKAATLVRLLVKEGAQVKVIMTPYAKEFISPVTMATLSKNTVLSDFFKHDDGEWNSHVDLGLWADVLLVAPTTANTMAKMAHGICDNLLLTTYLSAKCPVIHAPAMDLDMFKHPATLRNMDILKSYGDHFIEPSSGELASGLYGKGRMEDPEKIVEKLKEFFASKKKD
- a CDS encoding phosphopantothenoylcysteine decarboxylase, with amino-acid sequence MITTGPTYEKIDPVRFIGNFSSGKMGFSIAEKLADEGALVTLISGPSACQTTHPNIHRIDVVSAKEMYEASIEHFPNCDGAIMTAAVADFTPLNPVDAKVKREKSNYTIELTPTKDIAASLGKIKSEKQFLVGFALETNDEEQNAQLKLEKKNLDLIVLNSLNDSGAGFQHDTNKITIFSRSGQAKVFDLKTKKEVAADIVDALILNQNF
- a CDS encoding DUF4835 family protein, yielding MRKLLFILLVLFSAINANSQELRCNIQVVSQQIQGTNKQVFQTMQTAIYEFVNTRNWTDHIYDQDEKIECNILINLTDQISSDEFKGTMQIQARRPVFNSSYNTVLLNFKDNDIHFKYAEYQALEYNETTTPSSLTALLAFYANIIIGLDYDSFSLEGGTPYFTRAESIVNKMQNAKYPGWKSFESKSNRYWLIENILNNSYRPVRECIYRYHRLGLDRMADKLTEGRSEIAESLRLLQKAHRAKPGSFILQIFFDAKADELVKIFAESFNDEKKRAYNILSDIDPANLTKYKKILK
- a CDS encoding DNA repair protein RecN, whose product is MLQSLAIQNYTLINQIEIDFKNGFSIITGETGSGKSILLGALGLVLGQRPETNILKDKDRKCIIEASFNISKYQLQKFFADTEMEYEEETILRREILPNGKTRGFVNDSPVSLKVLKELGLKLIDIHSQNQNLSLGDPEYQMGIVDTYAQHFSLLNDYQIQFEAYQKIKKELRNQEELARKEKSDLDYYQFQLQQLLDANLVEGEQIEMESELETLNHAEEIKTNLFKASNLLSEGDVAIISLLKEARTAIGQVQSVFPEGDEFYERFESSCIELQDLASELERSYEAMEFDPSRISFLTEKLDAIYSLQQKHRVESVEELIKIREDLDEKVLKISSSDDLIEELKAKLKAQNLKLDKAADKLSKSRKAVIPVIEKALESQLIQLGMPHAKIKFEQSITEEYQYLGRDFIRILFSANKNGQLEEISKVASGGEMSRLMLSIKSLISASTALPSIVFDEIDTGVSGEIADKMGVVMREMAENIQVISITHLPQIASKGNYHYKVYKADDELETYSNIVLLDQESRIEELAKMLSGADMTQAAMENAKVLLER
- a CDS encoding enoyl-ACP reductase FabI, translating into MSYNLLKGKKGIIFGALNEMSIAWKVAELAVEEGAEIVLTNTPVSIRMGTIDELAKKCNAHVIAADATNPDDLEELYKKSMELLGGPVDFILHSIGMSPNVRKGNSYDELNYEYLKKTLDVSAISFHKVIQKAKEMDVVAEWGSIVALTYAAAQRTMYEYNDMADAKAMLESIARSFGYIYGREKRVRVNTISQSPTMTTAGSGVKGFDKLIDFSERMSPLGNADAQECANYCITLFSDLTRKVTMQNLFHDGGFSNMGMSYRAMQQYNKSFDEKCDCK